AATGGCTCTGGCATCAGCTTCACCTCCATGGGTAATTTAACAATTGAATTGAATTGATGGCTTGCATTGTTCAGGGAGATGCGATAGAATTAGAACCCCACCCACCCAAGGGCGTGCATGCAACACGCCTGCTCAAAACAACCAGCTTGAGCTTGTGTGGAACCAAGGAAAGGGGTACccaaaaaaagaaaaaacaacGCCTTTGCACCGATGCTATGCTTTCCTCTTCCCTCCCTTGGCAATTGGCACAGGCAGGCAGGCAGCAGACGTGGACAACGAGGCAGGCATAGCTTGATGCTAACCTTTGTGCAAAGCTTCGCGCAAACATCACAGTCCGCACTCGTGAcaggaagaatcaaatgctgacgACATTCAACGCATATGAATCAGGGCACATTGAATGTTGACGAGAGTTCTCTTGCAAGTTCATTGTTGAACTGGACTACCGAACGAAAGGAGCAAAAATATGGTACAGGGGGGCTGAGGGGAGGGGGAGAAGAGAGGTGAGAAATTGGATGGGATAATCCACCCTCCTCCAATCCTGGCATGCTCGTCATCACTCATCATCAGAGTGCAACAAATCCGCCATGATTAAACAAAAGCAATAAGAGGAAAAAGGGCGTGGAGCAGGAGGCGCTCCCTGATCAAAACAGCCACTACTGGCACTGATGAGTACTGACCTTGACGAGACCACGCAGTCCTTGCTGGTGGTCCCCTTCCCCTAATCTACAAGAACCGGCGAGCGGCGGCGGTGGGCCACAGCCCGATCAGTTCCAGGCGCCCCAAACCTTCTCCCCGATGAAGCGCACCAGCCTCCCCACCGTGCTCTTCTCGGCGCTGCCACCGCCCTCGCTGTCCACCGACGCGTCGTCGCCGTCCACGCTGCtggtctcctcctcctcctcgtcgccgtcgccgtcgccgtcgtacTCTCCGTGGCAGCGGTGGTCCATGTCCATCCCGGAGCCGCCGTCGCACGCCGGGAGGTTGTCGTGGTCCACGCCGGGGCCCGTCtccgcggcgtcctcgtcggcagcgtcgccgccgccgcggcggccaccaccaccgccaccaccgcggcgccggcgccggggAGGGCGGCGCGGGCCCCCCGCCCCGCCCTCCTCCTCGACGGCGTCGATGATGCGGTGGATGAGGTGGCGGTTGGGCGACGCGTCCCAGCGCGCCCAGAAGCTCTTGTAGCAGCCGAAGCAGGCGCAGCCCATCTCCGGCgggtgggccccgcggcggcggccGTGGTGgtgccggccgccgccgccgccgcaggacAGGAGGTAGGCCAGCACCTCCTGCTCCTCGGCCGTCAGCGCGGACGCCAGGGCCAGCACGGCGGCCGGCAGCGCCACGGCTGCCGATGCGTCAGCCGGCGCCGGGTGCACCCGCCGCCCCTTGCCGCCCTGGTACAgcttcttcatctcccccttgccgCCCTGGCTCagtggctcactctctctctggaTGCGGTAGGTGCCCACCAACTGCTCGACGAGAACCCAAGCGGAGGCGACGGGCGGGAGTTGGTGGGTAGGTGGCGGAGGCTCTCGTCGGCTACGACGTTGCTGTTTGGGGTTAGCTGCGGGTAGGCAGGCGCGCTGCTCGTGCCTTCCTTCCTTCCCTCCCGAACCCGAGGGTTTGCTGGCGTCGGCTCTTGCCGTTTTGGGGCCGAACAAGGCAGGGGAGAAGCCGAGAAGAGGAGGGGCGGCGGGGGAGGTTGTGGAGGAGAGTTTGGTTTGGTGGGTGGGAACTGCGAGCTGCTTTCTCGCTGCTTTGCTGCCTAGGGAGTAGGGAGGAGGGGTGAGGGATGGGGCAGAGACGGACGGACGGACGGGGGAGGGAATCTGACGGGACGGAAAGCGGGCCCGCCGGCTTGGTTTTGGCCTTTGGCCTTGTGCTGGCTGGCGCCTTGGATTTCTGTGGTGGCGACTGGAGTCTTTGGTATGACCACGTAAAACGTAGACGGGTCCGGAAGCGACACACAGCGGTGCACGtccgtgctgctgctgctgtaccGCGTGCACGGCACCGGTGGCTACGCTACGCATGTCCAGACCTACGGTCACCGCACcaccttttttttttttttactcTCCTCCTCCTGCAGCTTTTCAAAGTACACCAATAGACTTTTTAGCCGTTGAATAGGAAGGAAGACCACCGGCGGTTTGGAACACGATGTTTTTTTTTATAATAAAACCTCCGTTTGCTGTGAAAGCTGAAGCTGGCAGTATATGAAATTCTATATACAATTAGCCCTAGCCCGTGTGTTGACTGTTGAGTGGCACCCGTCATCAGCCCGAGTTCTACGGACGACATGGGACATGCGCCTTGCCAGTAATGGCGGATTATATGAAGTTGGTATTATATGAAGTTCACGCTTGGCCAAGGTTATGCGGCGACGCAATGGCGGAAGCACGGTGGTTGGCGACGGGCACAGCCGGCCAGCCCAGTGCAGATAGGTGAGATCTTGGGTGGGGGCCCAAGTTCCACCAACGCACCTACACGCTCAGAAAAGCTCCAGCTTTTACAGGGAACTGCGCGCGAGTTTACGCTGCAGCACTGAGTAATCCAGAAGAGAGATGGagtcgtgaaaaggcgccgcatcTTTCTCTTCCCTGACCAGATGAACCGCTGCTGCACCGGCACGTCCTCCTCGTCCGTCGCTGAAGCTCTGCCACCCCTCCCCGAGGAGGCAAGAGAGTGGGTTTCCGGCTTCAGTCGTAGGGGTTCCTGAACTTCTTCAGGAGGTCCGGGATGTCGTAGGCCAGCATGTCGTCCACGCCCTGGACCATCTTGGGCCTCAGCTTCTCGAACCTGTCGAAGTTGTAGGCGCTCAGGAGCTCCCTGTACTCCTCCACGCTCGGGAAGTCCCCTGGCGGCAGGTGCAGCTCCTTCTGGACCTGCACAGAGCAAGGGCATGCAGCTCGGATTCAGAGACAAGAACACGAACGTGCATTGCATGCATGTGGGCTACACGCCTACACCTACACTACACCTATAGGTGCCAGTGTGCAACTTGCAAGGGATGAGCAGTGAACCTTGGCGAACTGTTGATCCAGCCCGTCGAGCAGCTTCTGCTGAGCCTTGGCCTTGCCCATCAGTGCAGGCATCTCTTTCTTCAGATGGCTGATTATGTGCGCGTGGACTTTAGCCGCCCTTGCCCGCTTCACGAACTCGTTGATCTGGCGCCCCCCAGGTGCAGGTGCTTGCAAGTTAGAACCGGTGCAAGATCAAAATGGCGAACTAGTTATATGGCGAGCGATGTCTTCTCACCCGACGGTCGCAGGCCTTCTTGGGGATGTCGTTCAGGTCCGAGAGCAAGTCATCTTGTTCCTTCTGGAACAGCTCCATGCCCAGCGGCCCAGCCGCTGTCTCCCTGATCGGCTTGTCGTTGAATGAACTAGAAAGAAGATCGAGGCGATTATTTCagttttttgtttgtttttcagtGACGCTGATGCAGCCATGGTGCTACCTGATCGACAGTTTAATTAGTTTGTCAAATGTAAGTTCTGATCGACAGTAAGAATGGCCATACCCTATGTAGACACGCATGACTTCTGGTGTGTTCAGGACTTTCCCGAGCGACCACAGCAGTGCTCCGTACACTCTCATCAGCTGAAAAAAAGAACATTTTTTTCTTTACTATTACGTCAGAAAGACTGGCAGCTGCTTATTAGAAGGGTTAATAAACTGTACAGTTGAGTTGAGGTATCAAGGTTACTTCAAAAGATAAGACAAGACAAGATATGTTGCTGCCTGCTGGCGTTGCAGATCGATTTCGAGAGCACACATGCATGCATATAGCACTACAGCAGCAAGAAAATGGAATATGCTGACTTGCTGAGAGGGATAGAGAGAAAAAAGGGCATTATGGCGGTAATCGGGAATACAATACTCGCCTGCTGTGCATCAACTTGGTCGGCCTTGTTGAGAACTATGCGTATCTTGTCATCATGCCCGCGGAGAGACCCGATCACACGCTTGAACTCATCGCTGATGTCAAGCTTATGCGGATCAAACAGGAGAAGGATGAGGTCGCACTTGGCCGCAAACCACGACGTGACTCCGGTGAAATCGTAGCTGCGCTGCGTCCGCTGCTTCTCCCCTGATAAAACTCCTGGAGTGTCCACGAAGGTCACGTGCTCTAACAGCTTTCACAAAGAAACTGGTGGTGTTAGTTTCTCCAACAGCAAGTCGGATGATAAATACTGGGTGTGGGATTAAGGATTGTACTGGATGTGGCATCTGAGAACATTCGAACTTGGACAAAAATGCTGTTCCGAACGATGACAGGCCACTGTATGGCATGTCAGCTTGGACGGCGATGGTGTTTCCAGGAATGCATCTTTCGTCTGGTCCAGACTGCGGCGGCAAAAAGCAGGTGTTGTAGGAATGAGAGGATGCGTGGGAAAGATACGTACTGAATGGAGTCAAGTGTGATTGATAGAGACATAGGAGTCGAACAGAACTTACAGTGATGACAACAAACCTGTCCGTTGTAGGCTCTGGCCCAATATGAGCGCCTGCACAAGGAGTATTGCAGATACTGGTAAATTAAAGTTTGTTCAAAGTAATGATGGGATACAAGAACAATGGGTGATCCATGTTATTGTTTCACCTGGATAACTTGTTTTTAGTAAATGCTTTATGAATGTTGTTTTCCCCGTGGAGTATTGACCCAACAGCATGACCATTGGCTTCGCATCGAAATCGCTGCTAGTCTGTTTGAAGGGGAGGGGGGCAGAAATT
This portion of the Zea mays cultivar B73 chromosome 2, Zm-B73-REFERENCE-NAM-5.0, whole genome shotgun sequence genome encodes:
- the LOC100381653 gene encoding EH domain-containing protein 1-like, with the protein product MGPDSSPKKLSLKEQRAAYLQWFALADEDGDGRLTGNDALRFFAMSNLSKPELKQVWAIADSKRQGYLGFYEFMTAMQLVSLAQAGNEINQDTLPNADLEKLQLPTMDGLAKKLKKNSGSKVESAIVACHPSEAPTMTASWFNSKSGKKIPLKSVTSIVDGLKKSYIEKLRPLEKTYQFHDFVSPLLTSSDFDAKPMVMLLGQYSTGKTTFIKHLLKTSYPGAHIGPEPTTDRFVVITSGPDERCIPGNTIAVQADMPYSGLSSFGTAFLSKFECSQMPHPLLEHVTFVDTPGVLSGEKQRTQRSYDFTGVTSWFAAKCDLILLLFDPHKLDISDEFKRVIGSLRGHDDKIRIVLNKADQVDAQQLMRVYGALLWSLGKVLNTPEVMRVYIGSFNDKPIRETAAGPLGMELFQKEQDDLLSDLNDIPKKACDRRINEFVKRARAAKVHAHIISHLKKEMPALMGKAKAQQKLLDGLDQQFAKVQKELHLPPGDFPSVEEYRELLSAYNFDRFEKLRPKMVQGVDDMLAYDIPDLLKKFRNPYD